In the Salvelinus sp. IW2-2015 unplaced genomic scaffold, ASM291031v2 Un_scaffold4645, whole genome shotgun sequence genome, one interval contains:
- the LOC112077517 gene encoding sushi, nidogen and EGF-like domain-containing protein 1 produces the protein MQSSRTLRIIEQDRCESSPCLNGGVCRGYRRSHPCLCKEGFFGDRCQSLENPCVLQPCGNRGLCHSNRRGNYSCACRVGHTGKDCERDLLPPSGLHVLWVEEDEVELRWDLPDPSSQSLFSGFAVTYAPLGLPGRGSGTRKTDFLDKKQSTYQLQGLEPGLLYNISTFSVKRNTNSDDISQPAIALIRTRPRRVDQLQVVNVSSSQVWLRWLVQAARHAAVSQVRLSLVSSDGSGARTALVNASTMEYAFRYGTQDSRGKNSWT, from the exons ATgcaatct TCGAGGACCCTACGTATTATAG AGCAGGACAGGTGTGAGTCCAGCCCCTGTCTGAACGGCGGGGTGTGTCGCGGCTACAGGCGGAGCCACCCGTGTCTCTGTAAAGAAGGCTTCTTCGGAGACCGCTGCCAGTCGT TGGAGAATCCCTGTGTACTGCAGCCGTGTGGGAACAGAGGCCTCTGCCACAGTAACAGGAGAGGGAACTACAGCTGTGCTTGCAGAGTGGGACACACAGGCAAGGACTGTGAGAGAG ACCTGTTGCCTCCCTCTGGTTTGCATGTATTATGGgtagaggaggatgaggtggagCTACGCTGGGACCTTCCGGATCCTTCCTCTCAGAGCCTG TTCAGTGGCTTCGCTGTGACCTACGCCCCTCTGGGTCTCCCGGGCCGTGGCAGCGGGACCAGGAAGACGGACTTCCTGGACAAGAAGCAGTCCACCTATCAGCTGCAGGGCCTGGAGCCTGGCCTGCTATACAACATCTCTACCTTCTCGGTGAAACGAAACACCAACAGCGACGacatcagccagccagccatcgcTCTCATACGCACAC ggccGCGGCGGGTGGATCAGCTGCAGGTTGTCAACGTGTCTTCCTCCCAGGTTTGGCTGCGGTGGCTGGTGCAGGCTGCTCGTCACGCAGCTGTCAGCCAAGTGCGCCTCTCCCTGGTCTCCTCGGACGGCAGTGGCGCTCGCACCGCCCTGGTCAACGCCAGTACCATGGAGTACGCATTCAGGTATGGAACCCAGGACTCCCGTGGgaaaaacagctggacgtaa
- the LOC112077518 gene encoding delta-like protein C gives MGRDCEIEQDRCESSPCLNGGVCRGYRRSHPCLCKEGFFGDRCQSLENPCVLQPCGNRGLCHSNRGNYSCACRVGHTGKDCERGSPIEVQIPGQEVRLDK, from the exons ATGGGACGAGACTGTGAAATAG AGCAGGACAGGTGTGAGTCCAGCCCCTGTCTGAACGGCGGGGTGTGTCGCGGCTACAGGCGGAGCCACCCGTGTCTCTGTAAAGAAGGCTTCTTCGGAGACCGCTGCCAGTCGT TGGAGAATCCCTGTGTACTGCAGCCGTGTGGGAACAGAGGCCTCTGCCACAGTAACAGAGGGAACTACAGCTGTGCTTGCAGAGTGGGACACACAGGCAAGGACTGTGAGAGAG gaagtcccattgaggtccAAATACCTGGCCAAGAAGTTCGGCTCGACAAGTAA